A portion of the Ralstonia nicotianae genome contains these proteins:
- the glgX gene encoding glycogen debranching protein GlgX, producing MLRLPSTLSPGKPYPLGAQWDGLGINFAVFSANATRIDLCLFDPTGRKELARLPLPECTDEVWHGYLPGVESGLVYGYRAYGPWEPYRGHRFNPHKLLLDPYARRLVGALRWSDALFGYRLNSSRADLSFDRRDSAPACPKAVVTDESFNWGNDVRPNTPWSRTVIYEMHVRGASMLRDDLLPPERGTFAALADPVFIEHLRALGVTAVELLPVHAFLQDRFLVERGLRNYWGYSTLAFFAPEPAYLSTPTLHEMKVAIRRLHAAGIEVLLDVVFNHTCEGNELGPTLSFRGLDNASYYRLVPGQERYYINDTGCGNTLNLSHPRVLQMVMDALRYWVNACHIDGFRFDLGVTLGREGLGFDPGSGFFDAVRQDPVLATVKTIAEPWDVGPDGYQLGNHPPGFAEWNDRFRDGVRRFWRGDAGQRPELAARLTGSGDLFGRRYRRPWASINYAASHDGFTLRDVVSYTHRHNEANGEDNRDGHHDNCSANWGVEGPTDDTAILAQRARVARALLATVLLSNGTPMLLGGDEFGRTQQGNNNAYCQDNAISWLDWSMRAQAEGRALFAYTARLIALRKTSPALRWPHFVHGEAEVLPGVPDIAWFDERGHPLTPDAWNDAEARALALRRACIETIDGEARPHVALTLINGAAADLIFTLPGPAMDWLLAIDSAAPEREARPHAEPTVRVQGRSVVLLLATQLAAIAQIASAPEREAAGQTVGRVPDRPVEAGAGVQPHPDATVPATGQGEALP from the coding sequence ATGCTACGCCTACCCAGCACCCTCTCCCCCGGCAAGCCCTATCCCCTGGGCGCCCAATGGGACGGCCTGGGCATCAATTTCGCCGTCTTCTCGGCCAACGCCACCCGCATCGATCTCTGCCTGTTCGACCCCACCGGCCGCAAGGAGCTGGCGCGCCTGCCATTGCCGGAGTGCACCGATGAAGTCTGGCACGGCTACCTGCCCGGCGTGGAATCGGGCCTGGTCTACGGCTACCGTGCCTACGGCCCGTGGGAGCCGTACCGCGGCCACCGCTTCAATCCGCACAAGCTGCTGCTCGACCCCTATGCCCGCCGCCTGGTGGGCGCGCTGCGCTGGTCCGATGCGCTGTTCGGCTATCGCCTGAACTCCTCCCGCGCCGATCTGTCGTTCGACCGGCGCGACAGCGCACCCGCCTGCCCCAAGGCCGTGGTGACGGACGAGTCGTTCAACTGGGGCAACGATGTGCGGCCCAACACGCCGTGGTCGCGCACGGTGATCTACGAGATGCACGTGCGCGGCGCATCGATGCTGCGCGACGATCTGCTGCCGCCCGAGCGCGGCACCTTTGCGGCCCTGGCCGATCCGGTCTTCATCGAGCATCTGCGGGCGCTGGGCGTGACGGCGGTGGAGCTGCTGCCCGTGCACGCCTTCCTGCAGGACCGCTTCCTGGTCGAGCGCGGCCTGCGCAACTACTGGGGCTACAGCACGCTGGCGTTCTTCGCGCCGGAGCCGGCTTACCTGTCGACGCCCACGCTGCACGAGATGAAGGTGGCGATCCGGCGGCTGCACGCGGCGGGCATCGAGGTGCTGCTCGACGTGGTGTTCAACCACACCTGCGAAGGCAACGAGCTGGGGCCGACGCTGTCGTTCCGCGGGCTGGACAACGCGAGCTACTACCGGCTGGTGCCGGGCCAGGAGCGCTACTACATCAACGACACGGGCTGCGGCAATACGCTCAACCTGTCGCATCCGCGCGTGCTGCAGATGGTGATGGATGCGCTGCGCTACTGGGTCAACGCCTGCCACATCGACGGCTTCCGCTTCGACCTGGGCGTGACGCTGGGGCGCGAGGGGCTCGGCTTCGATCCGGGCTCGGGGTTCTTCGATGCCGTGCGGCAGGACCCGGTACTCGCCACCGTCAAGACGATCGCCGAGCCGTGGGATGTCGGGCCCGACGGCTACCAGCTCGGCAACCATCCGCCCGGCTTCGCCGAATGGAACGACCGCTTCCGCGACGGCGTCCGGCGCTTCTGGCGCGGCGACGCCGGGCAGCGCCCGGAGCTGGCCGCGCGGCTCACGGGCAGCGGCGACCTGTTCGGGCGGCGCTACCGGCGGCCGTGGGCCTCGATCAACTATGCCGCTTCGCACGACGGCTTCACGCTGCGCGACGTGGTCAGCTACACCCACCGGCACAACGAAGCCAACGGCGAAGACAACCGCGACGGCCACCACGACAACTGCAGCGCCAACTGGGGCGTCGAAGGCCCGACCGACGACACCGCCATCCTGGCCCAGCGGGCCCGGGTGGCGCGCGCGCTGCTGGCCACCGTCCTGCTCTCCAACGGCACGCCGATGCTGCTGGGCGGCGACGAATTCGGCCGCACGCAGCAGGGCAACAACAACGCCTATTGCCAGGACAACGCGATCTCGTGGCTGGACTGGTCGATGCGCGCGCAGGCCGAAGGGCGGGCGCTGTTCGCCTACACCGCGCGCCTGATCGCGCTGCGCAAGACCAGCCCCGCCCTGCGCTGGCCGCACTTCGTGCACGGCGAGGCGGAGGTGCTGCCCGGCGTGCCGGACATCGCCTGGTTCGACGAGCGCGGCCACCCGCTCACGCCCGACGCCTGGAACGACGCCGAAGCCCGCGCGCTGGCGCTGCGCCGCGCCTGCATCGAGACCATCGACGGCGAGGCGCGGCCGCACGTGGCGCTGACGCTGATCAACGGCGCCGCCGCCGACCTGATCTTCACGCTGCCCGGGCCCGCCATGGACTGGCTGCTCGCCATCGACAGCGCCGCGCCCGAGCGCGAGGCACGGCCCCATGCCGAACCGACCGTGCGGGTGCAGGGACGCAGCGTGGTGCTGCTGCTCGCCACGCAGCTCGCCGCGATCGCGCAGATCGCCTCGGCGCCCGAACGCGAAGCCGCCGGCCAGACGGTCGGCCGCGTGCCCGACAGGCCGGTCGAAGCCGGTGCCGGCGTGCAGCCCCATCCCGACGCAACCGTGCCCGCCACCGGCCAGGGAGAGGCCTTGCCATGA